CTGGTTCCGGTCGTGCCGTTGACCGTCTGGCCTGTGTTTTGCAGCGCCCATAGCTTTTCGAAGTCGCTGTCGTCGGGGCTGAGGAAGGGCCTGCGTATGTAATTGGGCTCTACATAGAGGACATTCTCCTGGGAACCGAGGGCTTCGATGAGCTCTGCCGTGCTGCGGTTTGAGTCGCGTACGAGGGCGCAGACGGGGAGGGCGCTGTTGTCTTGCGCTCTGGGTTGATTGAGGTGTCTACTTAGTTCCAAGTCCTTGGTGATGAGTATATTACTCGCTTCAGTGACGCTGATTCCGTCCTTGAACCGGATGATGACTTCACCCTCGGCGTAAGGCGGGTTGCTGGCATTGAGTTCAATTCCGAAGGCTGCTTGGAGGGTGACGCTGATGCCCAGACAGAAGGCAGGGAGGCATGGTCGTTTACTGGCGAACATTTCATTCGTATCGTCCCGGATGCCTCCGAAGTTGCGAAAACGGGCTTGGAATCGGCGAAAAGGGGCTTGTCCTGGCGCTTCGGGCCGACTTTCTACATACATCTTGAACGCGCTGCAGCAACACGACCGGGCCTTGCTGGCTGAATGCGACTGGCTTGTCGGTATCGATGAAGCCGGGCGCGGTGCCTTGGCCGGGCCGGTCGTGGCGGGGGCCTGCGTGCTGGGACCGGGCTTTTTTGAGGATCCCTCCGTTCTGGAGCGCAGTGCCCGGATCAACGATTCCAAACAGTTGTCGGCGGCGGCACGCGAGTCGCAGTATGACCTTCTTCTGCAGCTGCGTGAGGAAGGGCGGCTTGATTTTGAAGTGGCTTCCGGGTCGGTCGGGGAGATCGCTACGCATAATATTCTGGGGGCTACGCGTCTGGCTATGCGCCGGGCGGTGGAGGCCCTTGCGGCCCGGGCCCGGGCCTGGTCGCTGCCGGAGGCCGCTGCGGCGGGTCCGCTCTTTGAGGGCTGTACCGGGGTCAAGCTCATCGTGGACGGCCGGCCTCTGAAGCCTTTTCCTTATGTCCACCAGGGGATTGTTAA
Above is a window of Coraliomargarita parva DNA encoding:
- a CDS encoding ribonuclease HII, with the protein product MNALQQHDRALLAECDWLVGIDEAGRGALAGPVVAGACVLGPGFFEDPSVLERSARINDSKQLSAAARESQYDLLLQLREEGRLDFEVASGSVGEIATHNILGATRLAMRRAVEALAARARAWSLPEAAAAGPLFEGCTGVKLIVDGRPLKPFPYVHQGIVKGDGRSISIAMASIAAKVLRDREMCLLDRKFPAYGFVQHKGYGTTSHRRALLAEGPSTVHREAFLRKILS